A window of the Hordeum vulgare subsp. vulgare chromosome 5H, MorexV3_pseudomolecules_assembly, whole genome shotgun sequence genome harbors these coding sequences:
- the LOC123452089 gene encoding plasma membrane ATPase 1 has translation MADKEAGNLEAVLKEVVDLENIPLEEVLDNLRCSREGLTAEQAQQRLQIFGPNKLEEKEESKFLKFLGFMWNPLSWVMEAAAIMAIALANGGGKPPDWQDFVGIITLLVINSTISFIEENNAGNAAAALMARLAPKAKILRDGRWAEEDAAILVPGDVISIKLGDIIPADARLLEGDPLKIDQSALTGESLPATKGPGDGIYSGSTVKQGEIEAVVIATGVHTFFGKAAHLVDSTNQVGHFQKVLTAIGNFCICSIAVGMFIEIIVMYPIQHRAYRPGIDNLLVLLIGGIPIAMPTVLSVTMAIGSHRLSQQGAITKRMTAIEEMAGMDVLCSDKTGTLTLNKLTVDKSLVEVFERGITQDQVILMAARASRTENQDAIDTAIVGMLADPKEARAGIQEVHFLPFNPTDKRTALTYIDADGKMHRVSKGAPEQILHLAHNTSEIERRVHAVIDKFAERGLRSLAVAYQEVPDGRKESPGGPWHFAGLMPLFDPPRHDSAETIRRALNLGVNVKMITGDQLAIGKETGRRLGMGTNMYPSSALLGQKNSDESISALPVDDLIEKADGFAGVFPEHKYEIVKRLQARKHICGMTGDGVNDAPALKKADIGIAVADATDAARSASDIVLTEPGLSVIISAVLTSRAIFQRMKNYTIYAVSITIRIVLGFMLLALIWNFDFPPFMVLIIAILNDGTIMTISKDRVKPSPLPDSWKLAEIFTTGVILGGYLAIMTVIFFWAAYKTNFFPRLFHVESLEKTAQDDFQKLASAIYLQVSTISQALIFVTRSRSWSFAERPGFLLVFAFFVAQLIATLIAVYADWKFAAIKGIGWGWAGVVWLYNIITYFPLDIIKFLIRYTLSGKAWDLVIDQRIAFTRKKDFGKEERELKWAHAQRTLHGLQPPDAKMFSDKGGYNELNHMAEEAKRRAEIARLRELHTLKGHVESVVKLKGLDIETIQQSYTV, from the exons atggccgacaAGGAGGCCGGCAACCTGGAGGCCGTCCTCAAGGAGGTCGTCGACCTG GAGAACATCCCCCTGGAGGAGGTGTTGGACAACCTGCGGTGCAGCCGGGAGGGGCTCACGGCGGAGCAGGCGCAGCAGCGCCTCCAAATCTTCGGCCCGAACAagctggaggagaaggaggagagcaaGTTCCTCAAGTTCCTCGGCTTCATGTGGAACCCGCTCTCCTGGGTCATGGAGGCCGCCGCCATCATGGCCATCGCCCTCGCCAACGGAGGG GGGAAGCCGCCGGACTGGCAGGACTTTGTGGGCATCATCACCCTGCTCGTCATCAACTCCACCATCAGTTTCATCGAGGAGAACAATGCAGGCAACGCCGCCGCCGCGCTCATGGCCCGTCTCGCGCCCAAAGCCAAG ATTCTTCGCGACGGCCGGTGGGCCGAGGAAGACGCGGCCATCCTCGTGCCAGGGGACGTCATCAGCATCAAGCTCGGGGACATCATACCTGCAGACGCACGCCTCCTCGAGGGAGACCCTCTCAAGATTGATCAG TCTGCCCTGACCGGAGAATCATTGCCGGCCACCAAAGGCCCGGGCGACGGCATCTACTCCGGATCGACGGTCAAGCAAGGCGAGATCGAGGCCGTCGTGATCGCGACCGGCGTTCACACGTTCTTCGGAAAGGCTGCACACCTTGTTGACTCCACtaaccaagtgggccattttcagAAG GTTCTGACGGCCATTGGGAACTTCTGCATTTGTTCGATCGCTGTGGGGATGTTCATCGAGATCATTGTAATGTATCCTATCCAGCACAGGGCGTACCGCCCCGGAATCGACAACCTCTTGGTCCTTCTCATTGGAGGCATTCCCATAGCCATGCCAACTGTCTTATCCGTGACTATGGCTATCGGGTCACATCGCTTGTCCCAACAG GGAGCTATCACAAAGAGAATGACTGCAATCGAGGAGATGGCGGGCATGGATGTCCTTTGCAGTGATAAAACTGGAACTTTGACCCTCAATAAGCTTACCGTGGACAAGAGCCTTGTTGAG GTTTTCGAAAGAGGGATCACCCAGGACCAGGTGATTCTCATGGCTGCTAGAGCGTCTCGAACAGAAAACCAAGATGCTATTGATACAGCAATTGTTGGGATGCTCGCTGATCCGAAAGAG GCACGTGCTGGTATTCAAGAAGTTCATTTTCTGCCATTCAATCCTACTGACAAGAGAACTGCGCTGACATACATTGACGCTGATGGCAAAATGCACCGCGTTAGTAAGGGTGCACCTGAGCAG ATTCTTCACCTCGCTCACAATACATCGGAGATAGAGCGGAGGGTCCATGCTGTGATTGACAAATTTGCAGAGCGTGGACTTCGATCGCTTGCTGTAGCGTATCAG GAAGTACCAGATGGGAGGAAGGAAAGCCCTGGTGGCCCATGGCACTTTGCCGGTCTGATGCCACTTTTTGATCCTCCAAGGCATGACAGTGCTGAAACAATCCGGAGGGCACTTAACCTTGGTGTTAATGTCAAGATGATCACAG GTGATCAGCTCGCCATTGGAAAGGAAACAGGGCGTCGCCTGGGGATGGGTACAAACATGTATCCTTCATCCGCTCTGTTGGGGCAGAAAAATTCAGACGAGTCCATTTCTGCTTTACCAGTTGACGATCTCATTGAGAAAGCTGATGGTTTTGCCGGCGTCTTCCCTG AGCACAAGTATGAGATTGTGAAACGCCTGCAAGCACGAAAGCACATCTGTGGAATGACGGGTGACGGAGTAAATGATGCTCCAGCTCTTAAGAAAGCGGATATTGGTATTGCCGTTGCTGATGCAACTGATGCAGCCAGGAGCGCTTCGGATATTGTCCTCACAGAACCAGGCCTCAGCGTGATCATCAGTGCTGTGCTCACCAGCCGTGCAATTTTCCAGCGTATGAAGAACTACACT ATCTATGCTGTCTCCATCACAATTCGTATTGTG CTTGGGTTTATGCTACTTGCCCTCATCTGGAATTTCGACTTTCCACCGTTCATGGTCCTGATCATAGCGATTCTAAATGATG GTACCATCATGACTATATCAAAGGATCGGGTAAAACCATCTCCACTACCTGACAGCTGGAAGTTGGCTGAGATTTTTACAACTGGAGTTATCCTTGGTGGTTACTTGGCAATAATGACGGTCATCTTCTTCTGGGCTGCGTACAAGACAAACTTTTTCCCG AGGCTGTTTCACGTCGAAAGCCTCGAGAAGACAGCTCAGGACGATTTCCAAAAGCTCGCGTCTGCCATTTACCTCCAAGTCAGCACCATCAGCCAAGCTCTGATCTTCGTCACCAGGTCCCGCAGCTGGTCATTTGCCGAGCGCCCTGGGTTTCTACTCGTCTTTGCATTCTTCGTTGCGCAGCTG ATTGCTACACTGATTGCGGTGTATGCTGACTGGAAGTTCGCTGCGATCAAAGGCATCGGGTGGGGCTGGGCTGGCGTCGTGTGGCTCTACAACATCATCACATACTTCCCGCTCGATATCATCAAGTTCCTCATCCGATACACTCTGAGCGGCAAAGCATGGGACCTCGTCATCGATCAAAGG ATCGCGTTCACAAGGAAGAAAGACTTCGgtaaggaggagagggagctcAAGTGGGCGCACGCTCAGAGGACCCTCCATGGGCTGCAGCCGCCGGACGCCAAGATGTTCTCGGACAAGGGGGGCTACAATGAGCTGAACCACATGGCTGAAGAGGCCAAGAGGAGGGCCGAGATCGCAAG GTTGAGGGAGCTTCATACGCTCAAAGGGCACGTGGAGTCCGTCGTCAAGCTCAAGGGTCTCGACATCGAGACCATCCAGCAGTCCTACACCGTCTGA